The genomic region atgttgtattttgggagacaaaaattactattcattgtcaaatcatgccttttttatatatatttatgtatatatgtgtgtatatatatgtatgtttttatgctaaaacaattaaaaacacataaataaggtgtttttgaatgatggcaGACATTGgatatgttttgacttgtctcgaaaataagttggaaatgaaaacaaacatagtgaagATGTTCATCAAGTTTTAACATTAGTTGAACTCTTGAAAAGCTGGAGAGTGGTGACATAATGATTCATGGAtagtgcttttttttttcttttttttgcttCCTTTTATCTCTTTTACTTTGCATCTTTGCTCGTGATCTCTTCTTTGGAGCCTTCTTGAGTTGCTTCTTCCAAGCTGCAGGGCCCTCTGCTTTCTCTTATCAAACACTTCAACACCCTCATCCTCATCACCGTCGTGCTCCTCATCAGATTCAGCAGCATATGTGCCTGAATCAGGTAGAGCTCCaccaaacaaaacaaaatctctttccattttcctcttcttccgCTACTCAATTCGCTTTCGGCGCTCTGCTTCTTCCTGCTTCTGCAAAGTCTCTTTTcacctcttcttcttcctcttgtGAAAACCAGTCACAAAATCTTTGAGGTCTTTTTCGTTGAAAGATACAGAGAGAGTTTTGTTCTTGAGGGCCCTCTTTTTTATGCAGCGGGCTCTTACGTCTAGAGGCCCCCGGGCTCCGTCGCCGGCCGCCGCCTCATCCATGAAACCCAAGCTTCTTCCTCGGGGTAAAAAATTGCTCTTTGCTGCAGATTTAATTTGGTAAGTGTAGAAGGCCAAACCGGACATTTCCATTGCGGTTTTGGGGGTATTATTAGCAAAGTGAATTTTCAAACGCAATGGGATAGCTGGTCGGATTGCAATCCTTAGCTCATGTGCCGGATTGTGGCACAAGGTATAATACCGAATTACACTAGGCCTTGCCTAATTTTACCGGGCCACTCATTTCGCAAGTAAACCCGCTACTAGGTGGGATTGAGGCGGATATCTGCCTTATTTCCACCTAGTAAACACGGCctaagtattttaaaataaaacacgaGAAGTTTAgttgttgaaaaaaaatagggtgAAATATACTTTGCCCCCGTGaattatttgtcatataatgaTTACCCCATAAACTAACAAATGCAACACTTAcccccaaaattaaatttttagataatattgccctttattagtaattaaaaatttcttaattgaaaaagtatattttatttataacaaaatttaaatataattagtgagttaaatagtttgaattttttttttttttttacagacttaaagttaattaataaatgagtacaataaatatataaaaaaaattataaaaagattttattaatttggtgatAGAACTAAGTTATTAACtacttattcttttagataaaaatgaataattaaatattggttTTTTAACatactttctttaaaaaatatgataatttttttaacataatttctttaaaagttgtgacaaaatatatttattcatttttttctaagaatgtttaacttttggttaaacatatatacattcgtaaatttcttttaagaagtATATATGAGTTGCTagttctattatatttattgtgtaatatatattatttatactcggattttaatgtaaattcttcatttattaaaaaaaataatttaacggtgatttaatgtataaaataataaaatatattaaaaataatataattgttcaaggAATGATGATTTCTTTTGTCAAACCAACGGGGTAAGTATTACATTTCTTAATTTAGGGAGGTAGATATTATATGGCGAATAGTTCAGGGGGCAAGATACTATTACAACATTCGAGAAGcaatacaacaatatttttaaattagtcAATAATGCAGGTGAAACAAAGATTCAACATGCATAtcctatactattataaaagtagacTAACACCTACATGCGTAAGATTGGAACTCACGAGCCTTGGTCCAATTTTTGTGGTTGAACGGACCAAAACAAcattttggattataaattataattttatatattttttaaaattttataaaatatttttatggattataTGCCATAGGGATTATTTACCTTATTTAGCCtcaaaattttcctttttatatatattttctcataCTTGCAAAAAAATCCAGCAAAGATAAAGTAGTCCTTTCCACCTCACTGCTTATatgctatataattatttttcatctaacgggtacttataatttctcaaataatgaTGTTGTGttcgtaattataccaaatatttgaaaatataaatataatttatcctaattttaaattcaaaaagtttCGAGCGATTCatctataaatttgaattatattttattcaatatttatgaatttcaaattcttctaataagaaatcatttaattttttttttaaatcatcaaatcaaaatcaaatccaTCCATTTAAATACTTCACAATTTATTTCCAAATCTCAAGGCCCACCACAAGAACCGAGAGGGAAATGGGCCGCGACCCAAACCCGGCCTAAGGAAGTCACGTGATCCACGGGGTCAACTAAATTACATCGCAATATAATTTGCGGATCATCCACACCACCCTGTCTGGTTTTTCGGGTCGGATTCCCGGACCTCAATTGAAACAAGTACTCCAAGTCCACGCGCACGACCTGCACGCCCCTCTTTACATATCGCAAGTAAAATATGGtcattacattatatatatatatatatatatttcaaatactaataaagaataattacatcgtTCTTTTATGAGGTTTAATATACCGTAGATCacttgtgatttgaaaaattacatctgacgcttttgagttttatttttgtttaacaaatagatacctctatcaatcaaaattcaatgaatttggtgatacttgcaaaaaaattgatgaaattttatatttatccggATTGACTTCTTACTGACTTATAGCATATATCTAAATTGttcacataataataatatatgaaatgacactattacataaatttatgatattaaagatgaaataaaataaaataaatttgtgaaaaaacaTCTAAGGTCTGATCcgacaattataattaattttgaaataatttatcttaaaaaaaaagtaattgcagcatttcgatttaaatttttataattgattatgaaatgaaaatttgtaattaaactataaaattaataatattctcAAAGGCAACAACGgaagtaaaaagaaattgatgaaaaataattatgatgtgaTTAAAAGCTATAAATTATagctttattaaaaaatggtcctaataaaatttaatccaagtttttaagatataaatagtaattacattattacattaatatttaaataaaatgacaatTATATGGCTATCCTCTGAGATTTTTTGTGTCATTACACGGAGATCCCTTGTGGTTTGACAAATTGCATTTAGTGCTCTAACTTTGTTTATGTCTAACAGATAAATCTatccattagttaaaattaatcaattttgctaatattcgcaaaataaaagttcataTTTAGCATCGATTGAACCCcctattgttttattattcatttattgtaggtcaggtattttttattttttcatgatcGAGATACCTTTATTGGAGTGAAGATATATCTAGTACTCTTAACATAGTCTCtgttaacaaataaattgaatcGTTAGTtgaaattcatcgaatttgccgatattggtaaaaaaaattgatcaaaatctatatatgccatcgattgatttattattgacctattacaagtcaaacaaatattttctaatcaaaCTACGCTCATACATCTCACAGATAGTGCATGTGGGgatatatatcttcacctGCGAGATGTATGAGAATAGTTCAGGGATAACTaaagatttttattcaatttttttgctaatatcagcaaaattgtcaaaattttactaatagatggatttaatgtataattacatcaaatttcatgagAGGACAatgtataaacaaaaattataaaacaataaattaaaataaaattcacttGATATAAAAGTGAGACAAACGTTATACATTCGATACGATCGGTACCCATTGCCTCGAAGGAACATCAACTTTAACACTAGAGTAAGATATCGTtggtaattatataatcaaacAAATAGTAAATGGATAAATTGCAACCCAACcttcttgtgatattgtaaatgagtaattaccatacatggaaaaaaatagcaatttacctcaatGTGTTTTTAAAAACAGCAATTTACCTTATATAGGTActagtaaaatttttttattttaaaaaatacacaaatagattattattaatttttttataaggggatgATTGctaattttcaatatcacatggagATAAATTGAGTTAAACGggctaattataattttggtcctcatatATTGctattaattcattttcagTCCCTAAACATATGGAAGTTCTATTTTAGTccttaaacttttaaaatattaatagtttcGATCCTTATGCCTAATTAATGACTATTTTGtcctttcaaataaaatatatagtccAACTATATTTTCCTTATGCTCACCATCAAGCCCAACGTACTttcgaaaataaaattaagcctccataaatttatacactagaaaaaaaattacaattggCTACAATATTAGTGGCTATAGCTAAAAACCATAGTAAATGACTACTATTAACTACGGCTAAACAAAGTTGATgcaaaaaactaatttttccacaatgaaaaaattatttatcacgtCTAAGAGTCATGGTCAaacatttattatgataaatgatTTAGCCACATTCACAAAAACCACGGCAACAACCGTTGTTTGGCTgtggtcaataactatttgctatgactatttattattaaccatagttaaatattataattcttctagTGATACTTTGCTTTGACCGCCTTGTTCCCGGGGTATTTCAAGTTATCGATTTACAGACTTTTTCCAACCACACTATTCAAAAATACTAAGGATTTGGAATACTCGGaaacaaaataatcaaagaaagatataaatttattaaggctcaattttatttttgaaagcatgttgggcctgATCATGAGCATAGGGAAAAAATGGACTATGTGTTttatttgaaaggaaaaaatgatcattaatTAGGCCTAAAGATCGAaactgttaatattttaaaagttaaaggactaaaataaaactttaatatatttatgaactgaaaataaattagtgatAATATATGAGggcaaaattgtaattatctcGAACTAAACCCAATAGTCAATACATTTGATCTCACTGCCGGTTATTTCCACAACCCAACTGAGCGCGTGACAGTCACATAGTTGGTGGATTAGACCCGACAAAATAATCAATGGCCACGAATTCGTCACtattaccaaaataaattatcaaagaaataaaacaaagaaggAATGCTATAAAACTCCAACTCCCACCCACCCTTCGCCTCACTCTTGCATGTATTGTTGCTACTAGAATCTTCTTCATTCTCGTTCTCACTCTCTATCTACAACAGGGGTGCTCTGAGGTAAAAAACTTTCGTCAAACAACTACGGCCCAGATTCATACATATTGGCTGATGTTAACAGATTTATATGttctgtttttcctttttatttttttggattcGATTCGTTATCTGTGGTTAGATGAGGATGAATCATTTTTCTTGGTCAGCGTTTTTGACTCTTGGGTTCATCTTTGCTTGATCTCGAAGCTGTTTGTTGATCTGTTGTCCTATAGGAGTGTTGTTCCGTTGAattgttcttgttttgttttttgaagtttttaatCGGTATATTTCCCTCGTGAATGGTTTTTCTCTGTTGGGGTTGTATTCATCGGTGGGTTAAACCGTAGATGGGATTAGCTTGAGGTGTTTGGCGGTGtttgtttatgtatttatttgttttttgtgaaGTCATTTGCAAATTTGTGCGACTGAATTCAGATGTGGATGGGTTTCACTTTTAGTCACTTGTCATGTtgtgtttatttatatgtttttttgaGTTGTCAGAGAGAGATTGAAGTATATGGTGTTATAGGAAATTGTGGTTTGGATTGAGAGTTTCAGGGATTgtccttaattttcttgtcCATTTTTGTGAACTGTTGTTTCTTGAAATGGTATTCTGTTAATTTTATACCATcctgttaattttatttttgttgagaCTTCATTTTACTGCTTATGTTTTAAAATCTTTCAGTATTTGAGAAGTCTTTGGATTTGAACTCTGCTTTTTTGTTATGAATCCTGTGTTGTTGTGTTTATGTCGGACCTCGATGCTTTTGTTTGCTAAAGAAGTGGtgggaaaaagaagagaatggATGTTTTTGCATGTGTTGTCTGAAAGAATGTTCGCTATAAATAAGAGCCCTTATGAATGCAATAGGTTTAACTGGTCTAGTACTCGTGTTCCGCAACGTGATTTGAAGCCTTACAATATTtgcgtgtgtatgtgtgtgtaatcatacatgtattaatttgaaatttggagGTTGTGATGTTTGACAGCTAATACCATTGAGATTTATGTTTCCCAACCTTGACGTGTTTCGTGCGGCATACTTGTGTTTGATCTATTATTTGTATCTGACTAATTAAGTTGCGTCATCATAACTTTGTAGATCACACACAACAATGGTGAAGGCTGTCGCAGTGCTCAGCAGCAGTGAAGGTGTTAGCGGGACCATCTACTTCACCCAGGAAGGAGATGGTATtactcattttcatcaaattgaatgctatttcactatttttttagtttaaatggATGTTTACACTCTTGTTTGTTACGTTCTTTCTTCAGGCCCAACAACTGTGACTGGAAACCTCTCTGGGCTTAAGCCTGGTCTCCATGGCTTTCATGTCCATGCCCTTGGTGACACCACCAATGGCTGCATGTCAACTGGTAATTTATGTCTATTATGTTGTATGTCTGAAATACTTGTTGTATCAATACAGGTTTCTTACTTTACTTTGGCCGATTGAAATTgtgatatttcattttctggtAATTTCTCTCTGCAGGACCTCACTTCAATCCAGCTGGCAAAGAGCATGGTGCTCCTGATGATGAGGTTCGCCATGCTGGTGACCTTGGCAATGTCACAGTTGGAGAAGACGGTAATTAGTCTCTTTTTCTGtactctatatttttttctatctaCGTTACAGTGAAattctttatcttttgaaaCTGACACATCAAAATAAGAGTTGTCGTTCCTAGCCTTCACTTCCAGTAGTAGCTTATGTTATTGCTTCTACATTTGGAGCAACATGTTTTAAAGCACATATgtgtttcatggaattctgatacTAATGGAAGCTGGTAAAGAAATGTATGCCACAATTTTTGGGTTTCAAGCTTTTCTATTCTGTTCATTGGGCATTTATTGATTGGTTGTGGTGACGACATTTTGAGACTACGAGTGCTGCATGAAGTAACAACCTGCTACTGTACTTAACATAATCAGATTGTGACATCAATATATCCCTCATTTCTGCCTTCTAAATGTTTCAGGTACTGCTTCTTTCACCATTGTGGACAATCTGGTACATTATCTTCACTACCATATCCTGTAAATACCTTTGATTGGTTTTCTGGCTCAAGTATCGTAAGCTTTGTGGAATCTTGCAGATACCACTCTCAGGCCCAAATTCAATAGNNNNNNNNNNNNNNNNNNNNNNNNNNNNNNNCTGATCCTGATGATCTTGGAAGGGGTGAGCGTCCTTTATTTCCTGTGCTAAGTAAATTAGCTTTAATGCTGAACAATCACATTAACCTGAAACTAGGAATGTCCCTGCTTGAACTTATTCCGCATTCTcttaaaacttaattttattgctAAAATGGAAGTAGTGAAGAGGGCTCTTTAGATATGCTGGTGGAGCCAGCAGGACAGCAAACAAACTGTGGGCATAAAGAGTTTAAACTAGCTTTCGTGCAAATATGCTATTGTTGAAAGTGACTGCTAAATAAAAATCTCTCTTTGCATGAACTTAGTGTAAAAAATACCTACTGCTTGATAAAGTGCAATTACAGAAGGTTGCCATCTTGAGACTTCAGAAAAACCACGCACTcctattcattttatttggtttgaattttctttgactGGTTGGCTGTGGAGGGAGCACGGTACACCATAGTACGTTGctatttgaactttttttacTTGTCTATTGGTTCTTTCAGAATTAGCCAGAGAGTTTTCTGTAAAACATTAAGCAACGAAGCATCTAAAATCAATTCCCAAATGAGCAAGTTGACACCTTCTTTCACTATTGCATttgaacaataaattttttgaagttataATGGTCGTGAAATTAACTGCTTTATGTCTCGAATTGTCTGCCATCATTTCATGACTTCTTTGTTGCTTCAGGTGGACATGAACTAAGCAAAACCACTGGAAATGCTGGTGGAAGAATTGCTTGCGGTAAGGAAGTTACTTATTGTGACTCTTTTATGTCATTGAAATATATGCATGCAAAAGGGTTTACATTTACAATGCTTAAACCCAATGTAATAATGGTATTTCACATGAAAAAACTTGTATTTGCTGCCACTGCCATTACCAGAGTCAGTTATTTGTATCTTTCTCAAAGAGGGCCCAAGGCTAAACACAACATCAGTTCTCTGCAAGTATCTTAAATCTAAAGTTGCTTTTATATCGAGTCATTGGCTGGAATCTCCAGAAAGATGATAAAGATTTAAGCTTCTTCCTTATGTTTGTATGTCTACTTTTTCCCCGACCGTGTTTATGGCTTATAATTGATAGACAGCTAAAGAATGTGAATAGAGCATAGGGCAACTACATTGAATGCATACTTATGGTTCCGACAATGTTTTGCAGGTATCATTGGTCTTCAGGGCTGAATACACCTGTTGGTGCACTCTCTTCTGTAATAGCCTTTTCCTCTTTCTATTCACGAGAACACTGTTATCATTTGCTACCTTGAGGGTTCTTAATAAGGGCATGTTGGAGCGGACAACGGGTGTTTCCGTGTGTAATTTTAACGTTTAACACTATCTTTTTAAATCCAATGGTGTACTCAGATGTCTTTTGTTGTTCTGTGATTGAGCTCCAACGCGGTTGAAGTAAATGTGTTTCATGTGAAATTTATCCGTTCTTTCTATAGTTTAAAGGTCGAATcggattaaatttattgtggCTATCCCAATCATTGGAACCTAACGGAATGTGAGTTTTGTCGAAAACTCGTATAAACATGGTGGGGTGGTAGTGTTAAAAAGTTCTTGCTTTCTCCTATGTTACACTGCTCCTGTATGTCTGGCTTATGTTTCACTTGAAAATGCTTGAGATTCATGTTCAATGAAGAGGTTGTATGTGCACATTGGTTAGgtatttaaaagattattgtTGTCTTGATTTATTAAGTATAATACAATGAGTAAATTTCAGCCATCTCTCTTCAGGTTTTGacataactataaatattttttattatttgaaaaattataattatattttttttactttgtatgaaattctttaattattgGATGGAGATCTAGAATTGTCGATTTTGTTTCTGTTTATgcttttttgaagaaaaatacaaatattgtGAATATATTGGACTATGCGATTGGAAAagttttaaacaaatttgacTAGTTGTTAAatggtttttaaaattatggagtATAagtaactttttaattaatgatagagtctttataattatatcaaacattaagagagtttgttataaaatgcttgataaattagttttttttaatttaataaaggtGAAatgtaattctaaaaataatgaaatatatagtAGCTCAGTTCGATCTTATGAAACAGGAAAGGAGGAACAACATAGTTATACTCATTACATTACATGTCCCAAATCTAACTCCGTGTTGgtaatattcaaaaaataattttttatatataagacgcataataaacacatatattctattatattttaatattttcagtaTCAATAtgaatattctatttattatttattttaaaaaatcaagttaCTGTTCATTGGTAGGATTACTCTCTTACTAAACTTGAATTACACCCGGATGGATGTATTGTTGTGTCGGGAGTAAATTTTTCGTTCCATCTCTAAGTCAAAAAATCACGACCACATCACTTTGAATTAATCgatgaaaaatactttattattattattagttattaatacatgatatttatatataattaacaattattattgatatctCACCAACCACCACCAGGTCCACCACCACCTGCACCCCTCTCCCCCCGACCCCATCCACCCACCAAACCACCCAGGTCCACCATTTCTCTGACCTTCAATCGCGTACCCCTTTATccaattcacacacacacacactacacatACAACACCCGGTCAGAACACACACAtaattcacacacacacacacactacacatACAACACCCAGTCAAGAACACACACATAATTCACACACTGAAGCCCGACCGCTTCTGCTATAAACTGGAAGCGAATAAATCACCACCCACAACGCATGAATTTTGTAAGCATCCcgaaaatgcatttttttttctccctctTTGTTTTTCGCcttgattttttcttgaatatttttggGTAAAGTTAGTTCCTTTGATTTGTGACCGTTTTGGCTGCTGGTTTGATTCACGCTACGAAAGAGGggaatttaattaagatttaaGTCCTATTCAAGTCACATTGGCaggttattttttattggtttatatcttttatttttgttatttttcttaaaagaaattctaactttttgtcttgtttggTTATTGCTTCCTTGTCTCTTATTATGATGAGCGTCTGTTTGGCTGCTGTGGCATCTCAAGTAGTAAAGTTGTTGAAATCTGTGTTGTTTCCTGCACACTTCCTCTCAGTTCAAGATAAAAACCCATGTCTTATTAgtctctttgttttaatttgaatactcctatgtatgaatttatttaacatttggGATATTCAAGattgtttcatttttgcatttgGGATTGCAGGCAGTGGAATCTGGTGTGAAGAGCATGGGGAGTGGGGTAGAGATGAGGAAGAACCAGACTTTGATATGTGCACCACTAATGGCCGACTCGGTGGATCAAGTGGTGGTGTTGATGCACACTGCAAAGTTAAAGGGAGCTGATATCGTGGAAATTAGGTTGGATCACTTGAAGAGCTTTAATGGTCGTGCCGATATTGAGAAGTTAATTAGAGAGTGCCCGTTGCCCACTCTCTTTACTTACAGGTTGATAATCAGCTCAGTTGTGAAGTTATAAGTTttcagttaaaatatttatagggTTTATTATGTTTCGTTTGAGTTATTCTGTTATTATGTCTATTCTTTCTGGAAATGTTCTCTTGGTAGATAAATTGTTCTCAAGGTATGAAATGTGTAATATGTCTCATAGAGACGTGAAAAGGGTGATTGAACTACAGCCAATCAATGTGAATCAAAAGGAAATGAAAGATTATTGAGTGGAGCATCACAGTAGGTTGGTGTGATAATAATGTTATGCAAAATGCCTAAATATCTCAACTTGATTTGTTGTTCGTAGATGATCAGGGTATAGTGACTATAAGCAACTACTGCATTAGCCAGAATAAATTTACACTACTATAGGTGGTTTCTATAAAGACTTGCAAAGCATGACCTCCTTTCCGCCACATAGTtcagtttttgaaatttatgta from Sesamum indicum cultivar Zhongzhi No. 13 linkage group LG3, S_indicum_v1.0, whole genome shotgun sequence harbors:
- the LOC105156927 gene encoding superoxide dismutase [Cu-Zn]-like; the encoded protein is MVKAVAVLSSSEGVSGTIYFTQEGDGPTTVTGNLSGLKPGLHGFHVHALGDTTNGCMSTGPHFNPAGKEHGAPDDEVRHAGDLGNVTVGEDGTASFTIVDNLIPLSGPNSIDPDDLGRGGHELSKTTGNAGGRIACGIIGLQG